Proteins found in one Schistocerca serialis cubense isolate TAMUIC-IGC-003099 chromosome 5, iqSchSeri2.2, whole genome shotgun sequence genomic segment:
- the LOC126481831 gene encoding uncharacterized protein LOC126481831: MSNNGKSRIEYVNCSSAEVVYEGPLRVPAEFLGPFPLPDDTQLPHLLQQMRKQAETLRAALTSQHGMHPVYIHKSLDTCSHIMLRTDLVRHSLQPPYTGPYQVLGWDTHTMDILLQGKSTKVAIERVKPAWTMTAPTTVSQTTSDTTCNKPTPSTEPDSCDPQEPHTRGPNAATESSSSTHTRAIRTRAGREVKFKYPTIPGALHFRGGGGAVWE, translated from the coding sequence ACGTCAATTGTTCATCGGCAGAGGTGGTGTATGAAGGACCGCTCCGAGTTCCAGCAGAATTCCTTGGACCATTTCCTCTCCCAGATGACACACAactaccccacctcttgcaacaaatgaggaagcaggcagaGACGCTACGTGCAGCCCTGACGTCTCAACACGGCATGCATCCAGTGTACATACACAAGTCCCtcgatacttgttcccacatcatgctccgcacagacctGGTACGTCATTCGTTACAGCCACCGTACACTGGACCATACCAAGTACTAGGAtgggacacacacacaatggatatcctcctccagggAAAGTCGACCAAGGTTGCCATTGAGCGAgtaaaacccgcttggacaatgaCAGCACCGACTACAGTCTCACAGACGACTTCAGACACAACTTGCAACAAACCCACACCTTCCACAGAACCAGACAGTTGTGATCCACAGGAGCCCCACACCAGGGGACCTAATGCAGCAACAGAATCATCAAGCAGCACCCACACCCGCGCTATCCGCACTCGGGCAGGCCgagaggtgaagtttaagtaccccaCCATACCGGGTGCTCTGCActtcaggggaggagggggggctgtgtgggagtga